From a region of the uncultured Desulfatiglans sp. genome:
- a CDS encoding ABC transporter, ATP-binding protein, with product MTGSVVIRFEDVAFSFSRDRPLFEGLSLSLLQGAFYLIGGPSGSGKSTFLRLINRLEEPSAGTIRFKGRPLKDFPPPVLRRTVLFIQQTPTVVGGSVRENLSLPFSFRHNRGLVRPSDQELRARLDRFLPEGVQLEAPAEALSVGQLQRLCFVRGLLLAPEVLLLDEPTSALDERSARIVEEETERLCREAGMTVVMVSHRRFEPRMVEPIRVTLLNGQWSEGA from the coding sequence ATGACCGGGTCCGTCGTCATCCGCTTTGAAGACGTGGCGTTCTCCTTTTCACGGGACCGTCCGCTCTTCGAAGGGCTTTCTCTTTCCCTTCTCCAGGGGGCGTTCTATCTGATCGGAGGACCTTCCGGATCCGGGAAATCGACGTTCCTGCGACTCATCAACCGGCTCGAAGAGCCTTCCGCGGGAACGATCCGCTTCAAGGGGCGTCCTTTGAAGGATTTCCCCCCACCCGTCCTGCGACGGACCGTCCTCTTCATTCAGCAAACGCCGACCGTTGTCGGGGGGAGTGTACGGGAAAACCTCTCGCTCCCCTTTTCCTTCCGGCATAACCGGGGCCTGGTTCGACCTTCGGACCAGGAGCTGCGCGCTCGTTTGGACCGGTTTCTTCCGGAAGGGGTGCAGCTGGAGGCGCCTGCCGAGGCCCTGTCCGTGGGCCAGCTCCAGCGTTTGTGCTTTGTCCGGGGCCTGCTGCTCGCGCCCGAGGTGCTTCTGTTGGATGAGCCGACGAGCGCCTTGGACGAACGGAGCGCGCGGATTGTGGAAGAGGAGACGGAGCGGCTCTGCCGGGAGGCGGGGATGACCGTCGTCATGGTGAGCCATCGCCGGTTCGAGCCGCGGATGGTCGAACCGATCCGGGTGACCCTGTTGAACGGACAATGGAGCGAGGGCGCATGA
- a CDS encoding hypothetical protein (Evidence 5 : Unknown function), producing the protein MRIDHRFVRFEPPPSVEFETEREVGVDLPHQPIRITGVQLGPGQDRRQLDQRIVVADDARPQCERQRSVHILLFLFRKTDDEAERRDDALLRRFHDTLIEDAVVDPLADEGQGLFGARVDPVAHAFAARLAHEGQEIPVDAVQTRDAVPRDALQAPFQNQPAESFHKGAGRRELIIGQKETLRPIKAMDLLHLPHQAFDGVSPHTSAPHARLGTIHATMRAAPSRLEDGDAARQVTGPPVHLERREKAVVRIRQRIEVCDQIPVRIPHNAATVAPGHAFDSFPPPSGCILRDQIAKGPFAFATDHRIHLGKPLQRPFVGEGRIVPAKDDLEIPAASFEPPADLKHRRVGGALGREPYEIRRFGQDALCTVIVDVRPQSQAACPNLENEIETNHLVGRFFQGGRQIDQPQRGKIVHGLQIERGKDQTDPHRLLIPVEIVGLGKKNRREKHSVFILLQVAACVNRANQALASTLPQEGGKGPLLRTLAKPAPNDLGSFPSGNGLLGQSRRQSARLLVRRPRGRLRTNG; encoded by the coding sequence ATGCGCATCGATCATCGCTTCGTCCGCTTCGAGCCTCCGCCCTCCGTCGAATTCGAGACCGAGCGCGAAGTAGGTGTCGACCTCCCGCACCAGCCGATCCGCATAACGGGCGTGCAGCTCGGTCCCGGGCAGGACCGTCGGCAGCTGGATCAGCGGATTGTTGTTGCCGACGATGCCCGCCCGCAGTGCGAGCGTCAGCGTAGCGTCCACATCCTCCTTTTCCTCTTCCGGAAAACCGATGACGAAGCTGAGCGTAGGGATGATGCCCTGCTCCGCCGTTTCCACGACACGCTGATAGAGGATGCCGTGGTCGATCCGCTTGCGGATGAAGGCCAGGGTCTTTTTGGAGCCCGAGTCGATCCCGTAGCACATGCTTTCGCAGCCCGCCTCGCGCATGAGGGCCAGGAGATCCCGGTCGACGCTGTCCAAACGCGAGATGCAGTACCACGGGATGCGCTCCAGGCCCCTTTCCAGAACCAGCCGGCAGAATCCTTCCACAAAGGAGCGGGTCGCCGTGAACTGATCATAGGCCAGAAGGAAACACTCCGCCCCATAAAGGCGATGGACCTTCTCCATCTCCCCCACCAGGCGTTCGACGGAGTAAGTCCGCACACGTCCGCGCCACATGCGCGACTCGGAACAATACACGCAACGATGAGGGCAGCCCCGTCCCGCCTCGAGGATGGCGATGCTGCGCGGCAGGTTACAGGCCCGCCGGTACACCTCGAGCGGCGGGAGAAAGCCGTAGTCCGGATAAGGCAACGCATCGAGGTGTGCGACCAGATCCCGGTCAGGATTCCGCATAACGCTGCCACCGTCGCGCCAGGTCACGCCTTCGACTCCTTCCCCCCTCCCTCCGGCTGCATATTGCGCGACCAGATCGCAAAAGGTCCGTTCGCCTTCGCCACGGACCACCGCATCCACCTCGGGAAACCCCTCCAGCGTCCATTCGTCGGCGAAGGCCGCATTGTGCCCGCCAAGGACGATCTTGAGATCCCGGCGGCGAGCTTTGAGCCGCCGGCAGATCTGAAGCACCGCCGGGTAGGTGGTGCACTGGGCCGAGAACCCTACGAGATCCGGCGATTCGGACAGGATGCGCTCTGCACAGTCATCGTAGATGTGCGGCCCCAATCTCAGGCTGCCTGTCCGAATCTCGAGAACGAAATCGAGACAAACCACCTCGTGGGGCGTTTCTTTCAAGGCGGTCGCCAGATTGACCAGCCCCAGCGGGGGAAGATTGTACATGGGCTCCAGATAGAAAGGGGGAAAGACCAGACTGATCCTCATCGGCTCCTCATTCCTGTCGAGATCGTGGGGTTGGGCAAAAAAAACAGGCGGGAGAAACACTCTGTTTTCATCCTATTGCAAGTCGCCGCCTGCGTCAACCGGGCAAACCAAGCGCTCGCCTCAACGCTCCCCCAAGAGGGCGGAAAAGGACCGTTGCTGCGAACCCTTGCCAAACCCGCTCCAAATGATTTAGGTTCGTTTCCATCCGGAAATGGTCTTTTGGGCCAATCTCGGCGTCAATCTGCCCGTTTGCTTGTGCGGCGACCTAGAGGTCGCCTCCGCACAAACGGTTGA
- a CDS encoding putative 2-amino-3,7-dideoxy-D-threo-hept-6-ulosonate synthase 2 (Evidence 3 : Putative function from multiple computational evidences) codes for MGPITGIAEIEKAAQAAAQGGASAVILHKGSAGRCAVNLPPQISLIVHLSGSTHCGVDPQRKILVCSVEEAVSLGADAVSVHVNIGGAHEADMLSDFAYVSAEARRWGMPLLVMLYPESSLSGAVDRAQLIAHAARLGAELGADLVKIPYTGDPESFRQVTRGCGVPVVVAGGPKMGSSGAVLNMVAEAIAAGAAGTALGRNVFQHAQPERMVAAIAMLVHQNRSVEEALRRLETPLELTPKRGRIP; via the coding sequence ATGGGGCCCATCACCGGGATCGCCGAGATCGAAAAGGCCGCGCAGGCCGCCGCCCAAGGCGGCGCATCGGCCGTCATCCTCCACAAAGGTTCCGCGGGCCGATGCGCCGTGAATCTTCCTCCCCAAATCAGCCTTATCGTGCATCTTTCAGGGAGTACCCATTGCGGCGTCGATCCACAGAGAAAGATCCTCGTCTGCTCCGTTGAAGAGGCCGTCAGCCTCGGCGCGGACGCCGTCTCGGTGCACGTCAACATCGGCGGCGCTCACGAAGCAGATATGTTAAGCGATTTCGCCTATGTATCCGCAGAGGCCCGACGGTGGGGAATGCCTCTTCTCGTCATGCTCTATCCGGAAAGCTCGCTGAGCGGCGCCGTCGACCGTGCACAGTTGATCGCCCACGCCGCGCGCCTGGGGGCCGAGTTGGGAGCGGACCTGGTCAAGATACCGTACACCGGGGATCCCGAATCCTTCCGCCAGGTCACCAGGGGGTGCGGGGTGCCCGTCGTCGTGGCCGGTGGGCCCAAGATGGGGTCGTCCGGTGCGGTGCTCAACATGGTCGCGGAGGCGATAGCCGCCGGCGCAGCCGGGACCGCACTGGGGCGGAACGTCTTCCAGCACGCACAGCCCGAGCGGATGGTCGCCGCCATCGCCATGCTCGTGCATCAGAACCGCTCCGTCGAAGAGGCCCTCAGACGCCTCGAAACCCCGCTCGAACTCACACCGAAGCGGGGCCGCATCCCGTGA
- a CDS encoding hypothetical protein (Evidence 5 : Unknown function) has translation MELTATYICPVRGLDGLEAPEPSRIETAAGIAADLGLERLYLPVLEEALLRAPRVVTAYLDGLVAALDRMEKKGLGAMLTAPAGRLLGLAWGAPYLASGWKGAQAPPIFLDGKVRRLRPYDWWADPAVLEKRIRVFRECVGALSGHPALGGWLLMDRALEWNRPSAQVADWMLRSCLGEIRDKGSGAVVYLGVGWSELLDPQIVRGLAKEVDGLRLGGMEHPPEALGPVQDFFTENLAAGYLGIMARWLFDLPVEIETGYRVPARSPGAEEGAEAAQTLAASGVAAVSRPSLADPEPALRQRPPWVLRPGLDRVGLLDAGMEPKAWVPAWLDTLKRGAEAGEPFGFIDLSRNEYLADPMMHLQRLWGHFRDDRVRRHPL, from the coding sequence ATGGAGTTGACGGCAACCTACATCTGCCCGGTGCGGGGCCTGGACGGCCTCGAGGCGCCTGAGCCGTCGCGGATTGAGACGGCGGCGGGAATCGCTGCGGACCTCGGGCTCGAAAGGCTGTACCTGCCTGTGCTGGAAGAGGCGCTCTTACGGGCCCCGCGGGTGGTCACGGCCTATCTCGACGGCCTGGTGGCGGCCCTCGATCGGATGGAGAAGAAGGGGCTCGGAGCCATGCTGACGGCTCCGGCCGGTCGCCTGCTGGGACTTGCGTGGGGGGCGCCCTATCTTGCTTCGGGCTGGAAGGGCGCGCAAGCGCCGCCGATATTTTTGGATGGCAAGGTGCGGCGTCTCCGGCCCTATGACTGGTGGGCGGACCCGGCTGTCCTGGAAAAGCGCATCCGGGTCTTCCGTGAGTGCGTGGGCGCCTTGAGCGGTCATCCGGCGCTCGGCGGGTGGCTGTTGATGGATCGGGCCCTCGAGTGGAATCGGCCGAGTGCGCAGGTCGCCGATTGGATGCTGCGATCCTGCCTGGGGGAGATCCGTGATAAGGGTTCAGGCGCGGTGGTCTATCTGGGCGTAGGGTGGAGCGAGTTGCTCGATCCGCAGATCGTCCGTGGGCTCGCGAAGGAAGTGGACGGCCTGCGGCTGGGGGGCATGGAGCACCCTCCGGAGGCCCTGGGCCCCGTTCAGGATTTCTTTACCGAAAACCTGGCCGCAGGATATCTCGGCATCATGGCACGCTGGCTTTTCGACCTGCCCGTCGAAATCGAGACCGGCTATCGGGTCCCCGCCCGCTCCCCAGGTGCCGAGGAAGGCGCGGAGGCGGCACAGACCCTGGCCGCGAGCGGCGTCGCCGCTGTCAGCCGCCCCAGCCTGGCGGACCCCGAACCCGCCCTGCGGCAGAGGCCGCCCTGGGTTCTCCGTCCGGGGCTCGACCGGGTGGGACTCCTCGATGCGGGCATGGAGCCGAAGGCCTGGGTCCCCGCCTGGCTCGACACGTTGAAGCGTGGGGCCGAGGCGGGCGAGCCTTTCGGCTTCATCGACCTGTCCCGGAACGAGTACCTGGCCGATCCAATGATGCATTTGCAGCGGCTGTGGGGGCATTTTCGAGATGACCGGGTCCGTCGTCATCCGCTTTGA
- a CDS encoding Methyltransferase type 11, translating to MKTRMLDILICPGCLPEERALTLEARERGLEGEVVDGDLLCPGCGARYPVLEGIALLVPDGGAAVERSAKAEARYESAAAVAAYLWSHYLDLLEETAEPTAYAAWGDMLTGTEGLFLDAGCAVGRLTFAMSGRFDFSVGVDLSYRFVKTARRLMHTRSITFDLPVEGRLCEQRAFHLPAEWNPERVEFLVADAARLPFRSDVFAGLASLNLVDKMPKPLDHLREMDRVARAAQAEWLFSDPFSWSTDVAKESDWLGGTESGRFAGRGLENVCALLRGDGQELRPWRIERPADVWWRIRNHENHFETIRSRTVKTVR from the coding sequence ATGAAGACCCGAATGCTGGATATTCTGATTTGCCCGGGATGCTTGCCGGAGGAGAGGGCGCTTACCCTGGAGGCGCGGGAGCGGGGTCTGGAAGGCGAAGTGGTCGACGGGGACCTGCTTTGCCCCGGGTGCGGTGCGCGCTACCCCGTCTTGGAGGGCATCGCCCTCCTGGTGCCGGATGGAGGCGCAGCGGTCGAGCGTTCGGCCAAGGCGGAGGCCCGCTACGAAAGCGCTGCGGCTGTGGCTGCCTACCTTTGGAGCCATTACCTGGACCTGCTCGAAGAGACGGCCGAGCCGACGGCCTATGCGGCGTGGGGGGATATGTTGACCGGCACGGAGGGGCTTTTCCTGGATGCCGGATGCGCCGTGGGGAGGCTCACCTTCGCCATGAGCGGTCGTTTCGATTTTTCGGTGGGGGTCGACCTGTCGTACAGGTTCGTCAAGACCGCTCGCCGGCTGATGCACACCCGGTCGATCACCTTCGACCTTCCCGTGGAGGGGCGATTGTGTGAGCAGAGGGCATTCCATCTGCCGGCCGAGTGGAACCCGGAGCGGGTGGAGTTCCTGGTGGCCGATGCCGCGCGCCTTCCCTTTCGTTCGGATGTCTTCGCGGGGCTCGCGTCCCTCAACCTGGTCGACAAGATGCCGAAACCGCTGGATCACCTTCGCGAGATGGATCGGGTGGCCAGGGCCGCGCAGGCGGAGTGGCTCTTTTCCGATCCCTTCTCCTGGTCGACCGACGTCGCAAAGGAAAGCGACTGGCTCGGCGGGACGGAAAGCGGCCGTTTCGCCGGAAGGGGTCTGGAAAACGTATGTGCCCTCCTGCGTGGTGACGGACAGGAACTGAGGCCCTGGCGGATCGAGCGGCCGGCGGATGTCTGGTGGCGCATCCGCAACCACGAGAATCACTTCGAAACGATCCGGAGCAGGACCGTCAAGACGGTGCGTTAG
- a CDS encoding hypothetical protein (Evidence 5 : Unknown function), giving the protein MVFWANLGVNLPVCLCGDLEVASAQTVDFLDIGQKFSFPDGNFTRPDGLFRMDIRFNP; this is encoded by the coding sequence ATGGTCTTTTGGGCCAATCTCGGCGTCAATCTGCCCGTTTGCTTGTGCGGCGACCTAGAGGTCGCCTCCGCACAAACGGTTGATTTCCTTGATATTGGCCAAAAATTTTCATTTCCGGATGGAAACTTTACCCGGCCGGATGGTCTTTTCCGGATGGATATCAGGTTCAATCCGTAA
- a CDS encoding hypothetical protein (Evidence 5 : Unknown function): MSRAIMPCPGINLFGWCIEQGKIAKGLPLFYLSARVDANTGIRPGSVSSSGEVEHPKGVKKPGSAPQRLD, translated from the coding sequence ATGTCACGCGCCATCATGCCATGCCCCGGCATAAACCTTTTTGGATGGTGTATCGAACAGGGGAAGATCGCAAAAGGTCTTCCCCTGTTCTATTTGAGCGCCCGGGTCGATGCGAACACAGGTATCAGGCCCGGTTCGGTTTCATCGAGCGGTGAGGTTGAGCACCCGAAGGGTGTGAAAAAACCGGGATCCGCCCCGCAGCGGCTGGACTGA
- a CDS encoding hypothetical protein (Evidence 5 : Unknown function), which translates to MPSRRSAGRVCPELRISTELKENLVSGRGRRPRDSTEDARPNASGKGLRIAGRKPDAVPEYNGQGPAAQDFRCREKGTDGCALLASGELRRAPGAGAAPRTAAERVSGARAPAAGHNGRNEWS; encoded by the coding sequence TTGCCTTCACGGCGAAGTGCAGGCCGTGTTTGTCCGGAACTACGGATTTCCACTGAATTAAAAGAAAATCTTGTTTCCGGACGGGGGCGGCGTCCCAGGGATTCCACGGAAGATGCGCGGCCGAACGCATCGGGAAAGGGCTTGCGGATAGCCGGCCGAAAGCCGGATGCGGTGCCGGAGTATAACGGACAAGGGCCGGCTGCACAAGATTTTCGTTGCCGGGAAAAGGGGACGGACGGGTGCGCACTCTTGGCGAGCGGAGAGCTGCGCCGGGCGCCTGGGGCTGGCGCAGCACCGAGAACCGCGGCCGAGCGCGTCTCGGGAGCACGGGCGCCTGCGGCCGGTCACAACGGGAGGAATGAATGGAGTTGA
- a CDS encoding Magnesium-protoporphyrin IX monomethyl ester (Oxidative) cyclase — translation MFLPPVFFAQPHDLDRNEEPMRISLVFPPFYLEPMYNLPPLGLVNLATALKETPHEVVCLDFVLEIRTGSLRLGPHIYDDCAERILSESPDLVGFSAQCTTYPAVLQICRRLKARRRDLKIVLGGHNAAFADEWTLEGFPEVDAVVRGEGERTFCDLVAQYAAGGRGEGVEGVTWRDGGSVMRNPDRDLVAHLDALPYPDYGFLPPLEVYRRACNLPRSIAILEAGRGCPHRCVYCSESRMWRGRVRTYSVERLVGEMEKVHRLYGAECFLLAYDQFTATRSFVEGFCRLVLERGLERIPWYCISRLDSVDRDLLALMREAGCESMCYGIDSGSKKTLAFIRKRIDHGILYQRVVETAEQGIIPTLSFVIGFPEEEKEDVDATLTLALRAGIVGNNNPLIQLPTVLPGTELHARYADRLVREVDTYFALGLEFDGGRRLEADEAMIDAHPLIFSSFYNLPTRARPLAELNAVASYFPLMVRLLPKTLLLLGLELEISVSDLFMDWLEWLRLRTAREAWSLSPQDCYRHFEPFVIERLGSRKTVRIPYLKDILKYEMLSLEAGKHISNKTHFDIDLNRLSDLIPKRDQGIVIGGFDFDLPVIIMDLKSGIFDKVYQPQETLLAFRQEDDMLEVNEINAFGRDFLALCDGGSPLETIARELYDHYGRGMTREGFLKSCEEALEMLARSHLVAFGS, via the coding sequence GTGTTTCTCCCGCCTGTTTTTTTTGCCCAACCCCACGATCTCGACAGGAATGAGGAGCCGATGAGGATCAGTCTGGTCTTTCCCCCTTTCTATCTGGAGCCCATGTACAATCTTCCCCCGCTGGGGCTGGTCAATCTGGCGACCGCCTTGAAAGAAACGCCCCACGAGGTGGTTTGTCTCGATTTCGTTCTCGAGATTCGGACAGGCAGCCTGAGATTGGGGCCGCACATCTACGATGACTGTGCAGAGCGCATCCTGTCCGAATCGCCGGATCTCGTAGGGTTCTCGGCCCAGTGCACCACCTACCCGGCGGTGCTTCAGATCTGCCGGCGGCTCAAAGCTCGCCGCCGGGATCTCAAGATCGTCCTTGGCGGGCACAATGCGGCCTTCGCCGACGAATGGACGCTGGAGGGGTTTCCCGAGGTGGATGCGGTGGTCCGTGGCGAAGGCGAACGGACCTTTTGCGATCTGGTCGCGCAATATGCAGCCGGAGGGAGGGGGGAAGGAGTCGAAGGCGTGACCTGGCGCGACGGTGGCAGCGTTATGCGGAATCCTGACCGGGATCTGGTCGCACACCTCGATGCGTTGCCTTATCCGGACTACGGCTTTCTCCCGCCGCTCGAGGTGTACCGGCGGGCCTGTAACCTGCCGCGCAGCATCGCCATCCTCGAGGCGGGACGGGGCTGCCCTCATCGTTGCGTGTATTGTTCCGAGTCGCGCATGTGGCGCGGACGTGTGCGGACTTACTCCGTCGAACGCCTGGTGGGGGAGATGGAGAAGGTCCATCGCCTTTATGGGGCGGAGTGTTTCCTTCTGGCCTATGATCAGTTCACGGCGACCCGCTCCTTTGTGGAAGGATTCTGCCGGCTGGTTCTGGAAAGGGGCCTGGAGCGCATCCCGTGGTACTGCATCTCGCGTTTGGACAGCGTCGACCGGGATCTCCTGGCCCTCATGCGCGAGGCGGGCTGCGAAAGCATGTGCTACGGGATCGACTCGGGCTCCAAAAAGACCCTGGCCTTCATCCGCAAGCGGATCGACCACGGCATCCTCTATCAGCGTGTCGTGGAAACGGCGGAGCAGGGCATCATCCCTACGCTCAGCTTCGTCATCGGTTTTCCGGAAGAGGAAAAGGAGGATGTGGACGCTACGCTGACGCTCGCACTGCGGGCGGGCATCGTCGGCAACAACAATCCGCTGATCCAGCTGCCGACGGTCCTGCCCGGGACCGAGCTGCACGCCCGTTATGCGGATCGGCTGGTGCGGGAGGTCGACACCTACTTCGCGCTCGGTCTCGAATTCGACGGAGGGCGGAGGCTCGAAGCGGACGAAGCGATGATCGATGCGCATCCCCTGATCTTCAGCAGCTTCTACAACCTGCCCACCCGTGCGCGACCCCTCGCGGAGTTGAATGCCGTCGCGAGCTACTTTCCCCTGATGGTGAGGCTTCTGCCGAAGACCCTCCTGCTCCTTGGTCTGGAACTGGAGATCTCCGTCTCCGATCTATTCATGGACTGGCTGGAATGGCTGCGGCTTCGGACGGCCCGCGAGGCGTGGAGCCTGTCTCCCCAGGACTGTTATCGGCATTTCGAGCCGTTCGTCATCGAGAGGCTGGGGTCGCGCAAAACGGTCCGGATCCCTTACCTGAAGGACATCCTCAAATACGAGATGCTGTCGCTCGAGGCCGGCAAACACATTTCTAACAAAACCCATTTCGATATCGATTTGAACCGGTTGTCCGATCTGATACCGAAAAGGGATCAGGGAATCGTGATCGGCGGGTTTGATTTTGATCTCCCTGTGATTATAATGGACTTGAAATCCGGGATCTTTGACAAGGTCTACCAACCCCAGGAGACGCTGTTGGCCTTCAGACAGGAAGACGATATGCTGGAGGTCAACGAGATCAACGCGTTTGGCAGGGATTTCCTGGCGCTCTGCGACGGCGGTTCACCCCTGGAAACGATCGCAAGGGAACTTTACGATCATTACGGTCGGGGCATGACCCGCGAGGGATTTCTGAAATCCTGTGAAGAAGCGCTCGAAATGTTGGCTCGGAGCCACCTCGTTGCATTCGGGAGCTGA
- a CDS encoding conserved membrane hypothetical protein (Evidence 4 : Unknown function but conserved in other organisms) gives MTAAVPDISLFQLVLGCVFILAAGAVSFLNGLGLERDLLVGGVRTFAQLFLLGYVLKFVFNAQDIRLVMAVFVFMILFAAWTIRARAREKQIGLFWPTFLSMLLSYWIISYLVSGVVVGATPWWRAQVFIPLGGMVIGNSMNAVAVSLERLLSDLRGRRREVEMMLCLGADYREASREILRNAMKAGMIPSINSMMAAGVVFIPGMMTGQILAGADPLTAIRYQIVVMLMIVGSTAIGALLVLMLVRRLCFGAAHQLLLRPKGG, from the coding sequence ATGACCGCAGCCGTTCCTGACATATCGCTCTTTCAGTTGGTCCTGGGATGTGTCTTTATCCTGGCGGCGGGTGCGGTGTCCTTTCTGAACGGACTCGGGCTCGAGCGCGATCTGCTGGTGGGCGGGGTCAGGACCTTCGCGCAGCTTTTCCTGCTGGGGTATGTCCTCAAGTTCGTTTTCAACGCGCAGGACATCCGGCTGGTCATGGCGGTCTTCGTTTTCATGATTCTTTTCGCGGCGTGGACCATCCGGGCGCGGGCCCGTGAAAAACAGATCGGGCTCTTCTGGCCGACCTTCCTATCCATGCTGCTCAGCTACTGGATCATTTCCTATCTGGTCAGCGGCGTGGTCGTCGGTGCCACGCCCTGGTGGCGGGCGCAGGTTTTCATCCCGCTCGGGGGCATGGTGATCGGGAACTCCATGAACGCGGTTGCCGTGTCGCTCGAGCGTCTCCTGAGCGATCTTCGCGGGCGGAGACGGGAGGTGGAGATGATGCTCTGCCTCGGGGCCGACTACCGCGAGGCCAGCCGGGAGATCCTCAGAAATGCGATGAAGGCCGGGATGATCCCTTCCATCAACTCCATGATGGCGGCCGGCGTGGTCTTCATCCCGGGGATGATGACCGGCCAGATCCTGGCCGGGGCCGATCCGCTGACAGCCATCCGCTATCAGATCGTGGTGATGTTGATGATCGTCGGATCCACGGCCATCGGGGCGCTCCTTGTGCTGATGCTGGTGCGCAGACTCTGCTTCGGCGCGGCGCATCAGCTGCTGCTGCGGCCGAAGGGCGGGTGA
- a CDS encoding putative 2,3-bisphosphoglycerate-independent phosphoglycerate mutase 2 (Evidence 3 : Putative function from multiple computational evidences) translates to MKIVLVLLDGLGDRSYPSLQDRTPLQAAQTPNLDRLAALGSNGLFHASCPGECLPSEIAHHLLFGYAQETFPGRGLLEGVGASVPFQDQDVLCLAHLSHVRLVDGIPILTVSHKTIDLDPEERDALYAALSPYESGPIRIELHRTYGNNGILVLKGPVSPFVSDSDPMLRGCSMARIHPLADNPEPERAERTARVLNGYLRHCYAVLSRHPINRARLASGRAPANFLATQRCGRRIRQEPFPKKWGMTARLIGSGAVFAGLAHELGFDFTPEQDTTAPGEDLRRRVRMALDDGFHDFIHVHTKAPDEAAHRGDPLAKKRIIQDLDGALSEALDAVTTRGDLLLAVTADHSTPCESRLIHSGEPVPVALAGQGVRRDAVVRFDEISAATGCLGFLRAGELLLTLLNYTDRSALVSHCLGPARRPFFPTDYAPFDIGNPPAAY, encoded by the coding sequence ATGAAAATCGTACTCGTCCTGCTGGACGGCCTCGGGGATCGGTCCTACCCGTCCCTTCAGGACAGGACACCGCTTCAGGCCGCCCAGACACCGAATCTCGACCGGCTCGCCGCCCTCGGGAGCAATGGACTCTTCCACGCCTCCTGCCCGGGGGAATGCCTCCCCAGCGAGATCGCCCACCACCTGCTATTCGGTTATGCGCAAGAGACCTTTCCCGGCCGGGGGCTTCTCGAAGGGGTGGGGGCGTCGGTGCCTTTCCAGGACCAGGACGTGCTTTGTCTCGCCCATCTGTCCCATGTCCGCCTCGTAGACGGGATCCCGATCCTCACGGTTTCGCACAAGACCATCGACCTGGACCCGGAAGAGCGGGATGCTCTGTACGCGGCCCTGTCGCCATACGAATCCGGCCCCATACGGATCGAGCTGCACCGGACGTACGGGAACAACGGCATCCTGGTCCTCAAGGGCCCCGTGTCCCCCTTCGTGTCGGATTCGGACCCGATGCTGCGGGGCTGCAGCATGGCCCGCATCCATCCGCTCGCGGACAACCCGGAGCCCGAACGCGCCGAGCGCACCGCACGGGTCCTGAACGGCTACCTCCGTCACTGCTACGCCGTCTTATCCCGGCATCCGATCAACCGCGCCCGCCTCGCCAGCGGCCGCGCCCCTGCCAATTTTCTGGCCACGCAGCGTTGCGGCCGGCGCATCCGGCAGGAGCCTTTTCCCAAAAAGTGGGGGATGACCGCCCGCCTGATCGGCTCGGGCGCGGTTTTTGCAGGCCTGGCCCACGAACTCGGCTTCGATTTCACCCCTGAGCAGGACACCACCGCCCCCGGCGAGGATCTGCGGAGGCGGGTCCGCATGGCCCTCGACGACGGCTTTCATGACTTCATCCACGTGCACACGAAGGCCCCCGACGAGGCCGCCCACAGGGGGGATCCCCTCGCAAAGAAGCGGATCATTCAAGACCTCGACGGGGCCCTCTCCGAGGCCCTCGACGCCGTCACCACCCGTGGCGATCTCCTGCTGGCCGTGACGGCGGATCATTCGACGCCCTGCGAATCCCGTCTCATCCATTCCGGGGAACCGGTGCCTGTGGCCCTTGCCGGGCAAGGGGTCCGCCGGGACGCGGTGGTCCGCTTCGATGAAATCAGCGCCGCAACCGGCTGCCTCGGTTTTCTGCGCGCCGGCGAACTCCTGCTCACCCTTCTCAACTACACCGACCGATCCGCCCTCGTGAGCCACTGCCTCGGGCCGGCCAGGCGGCCCTTTTTCCCGACGGACTACGCCCCGTTCGACATCGGGAATCCTCCGGCTGCATACTGA